Proteins co-encoded in one Candidatus Nitrosacidococcus tergens genomic window:
- the aepX gene encoding phosphoenolpyruvate mutase produces MDTLLPIPTPQASKFTRLRTLLNSHQTEFLLEAHNGLSARIVEEAGFKGIWASGLALSTQFGVRDNNEASWTQVVDILEFMSDATQIPILLDGDTGYGNFNNLRRLVKKLEQREIAGVCIEDKIFPKTNSFIGGERQPLANIDEFCGKIKAGKDSQYHPDFSIIARVEALIAGWGLDEALHRAEAYHRAGADGILIHSKLSQADEILAFVNEWANRAPLIIIPTKYYSTPTEVFRTANISIVIWANHLIRAAAASMAKIAKEIHKTETLVNIEDQVASVSEIFRLQGADELLTAEKRYCKSSNEINAIVLAASQGEGLEAVTSEYPKVMLPIAGISLLRRLVDKFKHQQINNITVVTGYKPESITVKGISLVHNDTYTHSNELYSLHCALKSLSNDTIITYGDLLFRSYILRDLCHMSGKIITVVDSMFPSSQKYHIKDIAFCSKSDDRSLFSQEVYLTRIETYQNSSKANIKPNGYWVGMMRVVDEGRNWVLSALDELVKREDFLQLTIPDLLNYLIDKGFPIRVLYINGHWLDINNIEDLARAGDFAHGYQ; encoded by the coding sequence ATGGATACTTTACTACCTATTCCAACTCCTCAAGCTTCGAAATTTACCCGGTTAAGAACTTTATTAAATTCTCACCAAACAGAATTTTTACTAGAAGCCCACAATGGGTTAAGTGCACGTATTGTAGAGGAGGCTGGCTTCAAAGGAATTTGGGCAAGTGGGCTTGCCCTTTCTACCCAATTTGGGGTAAGGGACAATAATGAAGCAAGTTGGACTCAGGTAGTAGACATACTAGAATTTATGTCTGATGCCACTCAAATTCCTATTCTTTTGGATGGAGATACGGGTTATGGAAATTTTAATAATTTACGACGGCTAGTAAAAAAACTAGAACAAAGAGAAATTGCTGGCGTGTGTATTGAAGATAAGATTTTCCCTAAAACCAATAGTTTTATTGGCGGAGAGAGACAACCCTTAGCTAATATCGATGAATTTTGTGGAAAAATTAAAGCAGGCAAAGATTCCCAGTATCACCCAGATTTTTCTATTATTGCACGGGTAGAAGCCCTTATTGCTGGTTGGGGGCTAGATGAAGCACTGCACCGTGCAGAAGCCTATCATCGAGCAGGTGCCGATGGTATTTTAATCCATAGTAAGCTATCTCAAGCAGATGAAATTTTAGCATTTGTTAATGAATGGGCTAATCGTGCTCCCTTAATTATCATACCTACTAAGTACTATAGTACACCAACAGAAGTATTTCGCACTGCAAATATCAGTATTGTTATTTGGGCTAACCACCTTATTAGGGCAGCGGCTGCTTCTATGGCTAAAATAGCTAAGGAAATTCATAAAACTGAAACCTTAGTTAATATCGAGGATCAAGTTGCTTCAGTAAGTGAAATTTTCCGCTTACAAGGTGCTGATGAATTACTTACTGCAGAGAAACGCTATTGCAAATCGTCTAATGAAATCAATGCAATTGTACTAGCTGCTAGTCAAGGAGAGGGATTAGAAGCAGTCACAAGTGAATATCCAAAGGTTATGCTACCTATTGCAGGTATTTCTTTATTACGGCGCTTAGTAGATAAATTTAAGCACCAACAGATCAACAATATTACCGTAGTAACTGGTTACAAGCCAGAATCCATTACCGTAAAAGGAATTTCTTTAGTACATAATGACACCTATACCCATAGCAATGAGCTCTACTCTCTTCACTGTGCGCTTAAGTCGCTTTCTAATGACACTATAATTACTTATGGAGATTTACTCTTTCGTAGCTATATTCTACGGGATTTATGTCATATGTCCGGAAAAATTATCACTGTGGTAGATTCCATGTTTCCAAGCTCACAAAAATATCACATTAAAGATATTGCGTTTTGCTCAAAGTCAGATGATCGCTCTCTATTTAGCCAAGAAGTGTATTTAACTAGAATTGAAACTTATCAAAATAGTAGCAAAGCAAACATCAAACCTAATGGGTATTGGGTTGGAATGATGCGGGTAGTAGATGAAGGACGAAATTGGGTATTAAGTGCACTTGATGAATTAGTAAAACGGGAAGATTTTTTACAGCTTACTATTCCAGATTTATTAAATTATTTAATCGATAAAGGTTTCCCTATTCGAGTGTTATATATTAACGGGCATTGGCTAGATATCAATAATATTGAGGATTTAGCACGGGCTGGAGATTTTGCCCATGGTTATCAGTAA